The Pseudomonas sp. S06B 330 genome contains the following window.
ATATTGTCGCCGGCGTGTTGCCAACCTGGGGTAGCCAGGTCTTGTTGTGCCGCCGCGCCATCGAACCACGCCGGGGTTACTGGACCCTACCCGCCGGTTTCATGGAGAACGGCGAAACCCTGGAACAAGCCGCCCGTCGCGAAACGGTCGAAGAAGCCTGTGCTCGGGTCGGACAGCTAAGCCTGTACCAAATGTTCGATCTGCCGCACATCAGCCAGGTACATGTGTTCTTTCGCGCCGAACTTGTCGACCTGGAGTTCGCCGTCGGGGTCGAGAGCCTGGAAGTGAAACTTTTCGATGAAAATGAAATCCCGTGGGACGAGCTGGCTTTCCGGACCGTCAGTCGTACCCTAGAATGCTATTATCGTGACCGCATTGAGCAACGCTACCCGATTGGCAACGAGTGTTTGCCACCCTTGCTCATCTCGTCACCCAACACCTAGTTTTCAGGGATATCGTTTCATGCGCTGGTTGTTTGCCCTTTTCTGCCTCGGTGTGACTTCGGTGTCCCAGGCAGCGTTTACCGAAACGATCGTGACCAGGCCTATCGAGAAGGTGGCGCCCTCGCCCCTGCAGCTCAAGCCACAACAGACTTCGGCGATCGAGAAGATCCTGGTGATCAAGTCTGAACGACGCCTGCAACTGATCAGTGGCGGCACGCCACTGAAAACCTACCGCATTTCCTTGGGCAAACAGCCCAAGGGCCCCAAGCTGCGTGAAGGTGACAAACGTACCCCCGAAGGTTTGTACTGGATCGACTGGCGCAAGCAGAGTGATCGCTACAACCTGGCCATGCATGTGTCCTATCCCAACATCAGCGACTCGGCACGCGCCCGACGCGAAGGCGTCCCCCCCGGTGGCATGATCATGATTCACGGCACACCGCTGGATGAAGAGTACCCTGAAGAGGTCTTCCATACCCTTGACTGGACCGAAGGCTGCATCGCCATGACCAACAGCGACATGCGCGAAGTCTGGAACCTGGTGCCCGACGGCACGATGATCGAAATTCGTCCCTGATCCCCTTCTGCATCCCTCCTTCCGGCGCGCCGCGCCGGAAATCCCCTACATGCTTAAGGCTTAAGCCCTACGGACCTACAGGCTCCGTATCGCATCCAAACGAATAGCAGCGTCCCTAGAATCCGCTCAATCGGATAACCGGGTGTGTTCCCAACACCCCACACCCTGGACGCAATGCTATGCCTCACGCCTTCAGCAGCGCTGCCGCACACCGTTGTCTGCGGCCATTAACCAATCTCGTGCTGGGCATCGTGGGCGCTTGCTTGTGGAGCGCGCAATCCGCTGCGGCTGATAGCAATCCAGCGCTACAGCAGCTTCAGGATCAGCGCCTGCAACGCGAACACCTCGAGCAACACCAACGCTTGCGCACGCTGCAACGAACCGATCAACCACCGCCTGCAGCCGACGAGCAATCTGCCCCTGCCGACACCGGCGCCTGCTGGCCTTTGCGCGGGCTACGCCTAGCCGGTAACCGGCAACTGTCGTCCGCAGAATTGGCGCACGTCGTACAACCGCTGATCAAGCCCTGCATGAGCCCGGCGCAAATCAACCGACTGCTCAAAGCCCTTACTCAGCACTATATCCAGGCCGGCTACCTGGCCAGCCGCCCCTATCTCGCAAGCCGGCCGGTGGCCGGTGGCACCTTGGACGTCGTGATCGTCGAGGGCTTTGTCGAGTCGATCGAACTGTCTGACCCCGACTTGCCACTGTCACTGCACAGCGCCTTTCCCACGCTGCTGGGTCAACCGTTACGCCTGACCGAGCTGGAACAAGGCATGGACCAGTTGAACCGGTTGAAGGCCTTCGACCTCGGCGCCGACCTGTTACCCGGCAGTAGCGAAGGGGCAACCCGGATCATCGTCGTACCCAGGCAGACCCGCAGCCGCTGGCACCTGGGCAGCACCTTCGACAACCGTGGCAGCGACCAGACCGGGCGCGAGCGTCTGGGCCTGAGCTTGAGCCTCGACAGCCCCCTGCAACGCAACGACTTCATACAGGTGTCCAGCAACGCCACACGCCAACACGGCGCAAACTACAGCCGTGGCTATGGCCTGTACTACAGCATCCCCTATGGCGCCTGGACCTACGCCCTGAGCCTCAATCAACTGCGCTACCGGGCGCAGCTCCCCGGTCGACGCTTATACTCCAGCGGCAAAAGCGACTTCTACAGCCTGGGTTTTGAACACAACCTGTGGCGCAATCAGCAGGGCCTGCTCAGCACCAGCTTGCGCCTGGAACAAAAGCGTCTGGACAACCGCCTGGGTGATCTCCAGCTAACGGTGCAAAGCCCGAAGCTCACCACCCTTGAAGCAGGCCTCAACATGCTATGGCTCGACGGTGGCCTGTGGAGTGCCTACCTGGGCGTAAGCCAGGGCCTGGACTGGTTCGGTGCCGACCACGAACCGTTAGTCAGCAATGCGCCACACCCTCGCTTTCGCAAGTACCGGGCCAATCTTCTGCGCCTGAGCCACGGCCGCAACCCGGCCTGGCCGTGGCGCTGGCAGAGTGAGCTGAACCTGCAGTACAGCCCCGATAGCCTGCCTGCGGTCGAACAGCAACTGCTGAGCGACAACTCAGCCGTACGCGGTTTCCGCCAATTATCGGTCGCCGGGGCCAGCGGCGCGGTGTGGCGTAACACCGTGAGCCAGCCGCTACCACTGGACTTGCCCCGCGGCCTGATCTTGCGTCCGCAATTGGGTATGGACGTCGGCTGGAGCAAATTTGACCACGGCAGTGCCGCACAACGACTGGTCGGTGCCCACGCTGGCCTGGAACTGAGCCTGTCCGACAGTCGCCTCACCCTCGACTACCAACGTGCCCTGCATGCCAACACCGTCCATCGACACCACCTGGAAGCGGGTTACTGGCTGCTGGAGTGGGTCCTGAACATCTGAAGTCACCACAACAAAGAGAGAGAAGACAATGATGTCCACCAACCCCCAACGGTCCACCCCACCCGTTCAACGACTCACCCCCAACCACCTGCGTTGGATAATTGCCCTTAGCCTGCTCACGCCTTACCTCAGCCTGGCTGACAATGGCCTGCAAGCGACTACCGGCGTCGGCGGTACGCCATTGATCAGCAATCAACATGGTGTGCCGGTCATCAACATCGTTGCCCCCAATGCCAGCGGTTTGTCGCACAACCAATTCCTCGACTACAACGTCAACAAACCTGGGGTGGTTCTGAACAACGCGCTGCAATCCGGACAGTCGCAACTGGCCGGCGCGCTGGCAGCCAACCCGCAATTTCAAGGCCAGGCTGCGTCTACCATCCTCAATGAAGTCATCAGCCGTAATGCCTCACGCATTGAGGGCACCCAAGAAATTTTCGGGCGACCCGCTGACTACATTCTGGCCAACCCCAACGGCATCACCCTCAACGGCGGCGGATTCATCAATACCACGCGCGCAGGCTTTCTGGTCGGGACACCCGAGTTCGAAGCGCAGCGCCTCACACACCTCGACACACGCAATGCCTCAGGTGCCCTGCAGATCCTCGATGGTGGCCAGAGCAACCTCGACGGCGCCCTAGAGCTGATTGCCCCACGCATTGACAGCCGGGGCTCGCTCACTGCCCGGGACGACCTCAACCTGACTGTAGGTCGCAATCTTGTGCGCAGTACTGACCGCCAGGTGATCGATCACCTCGCAGTCCCCGCCGGCAGTGTCGATGCCAGTCTCTTCGGGGCGATGCAGGCCGGACGTATAAGAATTCTCAGCACCGCAGAAGGCGCTGGTGTGCGCATGGAGGGGAATCAGGTGCACGCCCGCGAAGGGATTGCCATTGACTCACGGGGCGCCATTGAAATCAGTGGTACGACGCAACAGCGTGGCCTGCTGCACACCGAGCAAGGCGCCATAACCTTGAATGCCGCTGACAACCTCAGCCTCAACGCCGTCGGAGTCAAGGGGCAGCAAATCCAAGCGAAGGCCGGAAAAAACCTGACCCTCGATACCCAGATGCGCGAATCATTGAACCGCGAGCGTGAAAGTCGTACAGACAAATGGTTATTTGTCACCACCGAAACATTTGACCGCGAACGTACGCGGACCGATCGCGAACATCTCGGTAGTCAGTTGCAGGCAAGTCAAAACATCAGCCTGCAAGCAGACAAGGATATCAATCTGGTTGCCACCTCACTCCAGGCCGGTGGACATCTGGCCATGCAAGCGGGCGATACGCTCAATATCAGTG
Protein-coding sequences here:
- a CDS encoding NUDIX hydrolase gives rise to the protein MKFCSACGNPVNQRIPEGDTRLRYVCDHCQTIHYQNPNIVAGVLPTWGSQVLLCRRAIEPRRGYWTLPAGFMENGETLEQAARRETVEEACARVGQLSLYQMFDLPHISQVHVFFRAELVDLEFAVGVESLEVKLFDENEIPWDELAFRTVSRTLECYYRDRIEQRYPIGNECLPPLLISSPNT
- a CDS encoding ShlB/FhaC/HecB family hemolysin secretion/activation protein, encoding MPHAFSSAAAHRCLRPLTNLVLGIVGACLWSAQSAAADSNPALQQLQDQRLQREHLEQHQRLRTLQRTDQPPPAADEQSAPADTGACWPLRGLRLAGNRQLSSAELAHVVQPLIKPCMSPAQINRLLKALTQHYIQAGYLASRPYLASRPVAGGTLDVVIVEGFVESIELSDPDLPLSLHSAFPTLLGQPLRLTELEQGMDQLNRLKAFDLGADLLPGSSEGATRIIVVPRQTRSRWHLGSTFDNRGSDQTGRERLGLSLSLDSPLQRNDFIQVSSNATRQHGANYSRGYGLYYSIPYGAWTYALSLNQLRYRAQLPGRRLYSSGKSDFYSLGFEHNLWRNQQGLLSTSLRLEQKRLDNRLGDLQLTVQSPKLTTLEAGLNMLWLDGGLWSAYLGVSQGLDWFGADHEPLVSNAPHPRFRKYRANLLRLSHGRNPAWPWRWQSELNLQYSPDSLPAVEQQLLSDNSAVRGFRQLSVAGASGAVWRNTVSQPLPLDLPRGLILRPQLGMDVGWSKFDHGSAAQRLVGAHAGLELSLSDSRLTLDYQRALHANTVHRHHLEAGYWLLEWVLNI